Below is a window of Chiloscyllium punctatum isolate Juve2018m chromosome 52, sChiPun1.3, whole genome shotgun sequence DNA.
catttcttcaggatttaaagtattttacaaattgtttgtaaaatcatttgtcacgttaaagaactgaacaataaatgtcattgtatgcAATAAGGGTGAAGCCTGTGAGAGCAGATTTAGCTTTGGAGGGCAGTTTatgtgctttctaaattctgggagcactttgggagactgctcccagatggtgagagtgagcatatctggaatgcactgtttcgATTTTGGAATCCTTGGGAGAGaatctgtggtttcactaatacttggcttgtgttgttggtgtacagtaagcaattcataaagttacttatgtattgttgttgacgacctgaatggtattcaaatctgccaggttgccttcaatagtgtgaatgcatctattgtaaatatttggaatattccagaattgcccagtgcttggcaaattcaggggggacaaaaaaatcacattgagtaatttgaaattaagaatccaagaggatgtaaccactgaagtattcaattcaaatagttaaatggagtgctcacatttaaaatacctgttatccataggaatggatggactgacagaattgggaccaaattcctggctggggagtgtgaaatgtgctttgataaagtcacctgcatttaccaacaataatttggcaagctcggaaatttaaaaaacaattcgagcttcattgctgctccagtcgggtcacaagctctgtgaaaaaataacaatgttcaggtttattgcatacactctgaaacacgtgttccttctgcagatcctgcaagtttccccaatgagcatagtccatcgaaatgatgttgctaactttggccaactcatttctttccgagcctctataacctgaagactgaccagaagcaattactccacatatgtgggaacattaccgacgaggatttttttctttcagaattgacttccatataGTCAAAGTCCAGAAAAaataaaaagcttgttaccttttatagaggaatgattcagtgggagtaaaacgcTAACCTTTTCTTGCTTAATAATCAAGCtacctaaattttaaaaatgaacacttcttaatagtTCGCAAGATCCTAATGAAATATTTTATGTGAAACAAATCACATGAAacatagttattcagataacaaaacaagtttgttcattgaagaacccagaggaaaaggtcatgaaacaatgtgagtttgatataccttgttagaaacgaaaatcgcttcttaataatcgctcgagacaaattcaggaaaacaaaggtttatttacaagtctgcagagttgggcacccttctgagaaaaaggcacgccgaggcttacaaagtttctcattatatacagcacaagtccctcccctccttggctctaacgagccacgaggttcacattgttaaaccatcattattctccattttgcacccttatcacaaagtctgcaacaaatgtctccagagttgttgttttttttacctgtagtcttatcagtcaaagacttattcttctctgtctgtgctagcggtcttatcaatctgtagcagatgtctctcgagttgtttttctatcctgcagtcttatcagtcaaggactcattcttccctgtctgtgttaatggtttcatcaatcaaggacttgtttttactctgctcacaaaatgtcagcatttgcacattTTAAATtatcctacttttgagtatacaaaatgttttagaaaagaagcaaaagccttgtcttttattatatagcagcctgttgggtcaggcacatcttaattgtttgaaccgaaattgcctctcacaattccaccctttctctttttaagataagcctcccctcctcaagggcccgggaaatccttggtctttcgcagcaacagCACCTTAAGTTCCTGCGTCCAATGTTGTGGAACCGCCACTGCCTGGagttgggaaatatttttctgaattaaaaactgaatacaggggGTTAGGCAGGGTAATATGAGGAGAAGCATcacgccccccccccaaccaccagcaacgccgtgcgccaccaactaccacccaggagaccatcccaccatccgatgccactaagaggacaccaagattgtactggcacatgggccaatttccgaatttcatcggaaattttcaaaaccgctttaccattatcgtcaatttctagacagcagttagtcaggttaaatttcccgcacacacccccctccgaggccaacagataatccaaggcaagtcggttttgatatatagcagccctcatctgatcctgctgcttagccagcagctccagggccagggcagtccagttagtaataacctctacgactgcttggagcctgataattcgatttaacatatagataggagtacggtatccccatgatccgtcctgtgcccatgtagctggcccgtagtattcaataatccgggccggtggccactcatccccccaatcaccgacttggatatcccttggcgacctacggagggagtcaaagagtttaattccCAAATCGTCGCCTTCCTCCCagggtaataggaagaacgcaggtcgtattagacccaggaagcataccccagcccatcccatgggcagtttggagtatgcctgattaccgcatatccaaaataggccatctggagcaggccctccctgcctgacaacgtcatcccacagctcctttaccccagggacgccctcataaggaccaggaccactgcaattccagtaatcagcccccagctcgtcagaggaggaatcaatacgtaatggaacgcaatttccatgacctcggtttgcaatgtaccaagtaatatcctcaggccaccatactcgcgtggtcgcgtccaatacattctgacagggactaatccctacctccacggtccccttgccttcaacacagaactggccctcagggctgtttgtcagtctccacccctggcttttcctttcattgacatgagtccaagtggtttgcagcaattcccatatgtctaagctttgaccagtccacggccattgttccgacatatgcggccccccacaaacccagcaattgctaacatttaaaacagtggctattctagaggtgagatcaataaacaggttttgtgtaacatcagggagttcaatctTTTCTTCTACCTGTTCGTATACAGATGACACTTTAGAGAGCACGACCGTTCCCTGACGGTCTTGctctttccccaacccccgatcagtgttctgtatcttggcctccttgactctgtcaacctgctccctgAGCAATACGGAGGATAGGCCCCACCTCCCTGTTTTGCTAATACACACCCAGCggtcatttatagggcatccacggattttgccaccgtatcctttattatacacctgataatagggtcttccaccctcccaacattcgtgtcgtgcactcacatcgtaacaccAATCGTCCACATGGGAGTGAGACACAAATGATCCCGAGTAGATTCGAATCCCGAGCCTTACTGTAGTCCGACATTTGTCACATTTCCCCTCGCCCTCCCCCGcatacaggagtaaactgatcaatatccccaccaatacagtccaagtagagttcattattgctgtcttttcagttttaccaccaacggcttgtcccctggcccgcatgtccaagtgctttcttcttcaggcggaacaggcccctttatccttgatgcgtggacccaccctttttctttcgtccgaacagctgcttcagttgttaacagaaccaggaacggtccttcccaccgcggctggagcttttcggccttccaggtcttaacaagtacccaatctccgggctccaccttatgcaggaggaagtcgagcggcggagtctgagccaggagacctttcctctggagttctgcaaaagaacgggataaggccagtaaatagtttctgataaatacatctcccccttgtagagtgggacatccatcaaccttactccaatatggtaatccgaacagcatttcatagggggacaccccgacatcccggcgaggtgccgtacgtatcctcaatagggcaatgggcaggcacttcggccaaggtgacttagtttctaacaccagcttagtcaattgggtcttgagcgtgccattcattctctcaacccgacacgaactctgaggatgccagggtgcatggaatttccattggatacccagggcagtacagatcaaattgtgtagcttagaaataaaatgtatcccacagtcagagtcgatagattccattatgcgatatctcgggattatgttctctaacaacagtcgggccacggttggtgcatcgtcattggcagttgggaaagcctctacccagtgagtgaaatggtctactattactagcagatatttccatctctgtactgggggtaattctgtaaagtcgacttggatcctctggaatggcctaattgcgaggggctgaccaccggctggcatagaacgcatggctttctgGTTAATACGCCGGCAAGTGGGGTATCCGACTACCTCTTGTTGGGTTAATGTGCATATCCCTctgcatacatagtctctcaggaacgtgtcacacatggcttgcagcccccagtgggtctgatggtgtaatcggtgcagaataccccgggtgatctgtttgttaagtacttgtctcccatcaggaaccgtccacttcccgttagtatctagccgggcacccaattgatccattttatcaatctccccctggttgaagacgggttgtttagcgagcccttccctcaacggtattaatgttaaaaattggacggatttttcgaccgctgcccgcttggcttcctcatctgccagccggtttcccaccgcttctggtgtcgaccccttctggtgaccgggtacatggactactgcgagtTCCGTAGGTAATGCCAGGGCCTCcaacgttaggctgatcatttgttcgtgagccaattcttttccccgggaagttatcaatcctctctctttccagatttttccgaaagtatgaacgattccgtatgcatactttgagtcagtatatatggtccccactttcccttccaacaacttcagggccctctggagggcgtacaactcacaggattgggctgacaACTTCCCAGGCAGTCGTCCGGACTCAATCGTCCGTTTTGTTGCGCCATCTACGacagcatagccactgtaccgGATCCTACTGACGCACCGGGAGGATccgtcgatgtacagttcctgtccctcACCCAGCGGGGCCTCTTGCAGGTCCTCTCGGCTTTTGGTCTGCAGGgctacaaattccacacaatcatgctcctgtCCTCCATCTGCAGGACATCCGTACAGAAACTGGGCAGGGttgcaactgagatcttttgcaaaaGTAAGATCGTCTCCGGTCATCAAAATTGTCTCATACTTGAGGATAcgagagtctgttaaccagcggtgagCCTTCTGATCCAGTATGGTGCTAACTGAATGTGGGGAGTATACTATGATtcttcctccaaaggtaagtttccgggcctcttctactaacattgccgtagctgccattgcctgtatacaggtcggccatccacaggacacagggtctaacatttttgacaaaaatgcaaccggATGACGCTTCCCTGCACGCAGCTGGGAAAGCACACCCTGGGCAATTCCGCCGGCGCTATTGACATATAActggaacggttccttcagggtgggtaaggccaataccggagctcggatcagtttatttttaataatattaaatcgctgctcctcttcatctgaccagtccacctGTGGTCCTTCTTGTCCGAGTTTGTCGTACAAAAATTTTACTAgagtggtgtaactttcaatccatatctGGCAATACCCCACCagccccaggaattgtctgatCTCCTTCTTGGTCCTGGGTATTGGCATACCTGTAATCCCCAATATTCGTTCCggcgtgatacggcgatgccccttactgactcgatggcccagatatcttacctcttgctccacaaactggagtttCGTCCTGGAGACACgtaggccctgtttccccaggaagttcagcagggcaacggtgtctgcTCGTACTTCCTCCTCTCTTAGTCCTGAGAGTAGgagatcatcgacatattggagcaattgattcCCCGCGTTACACTGAAATCctcctaagatctgctccagtatttgtccaaacaagttgaGTGATTCCGTGAATCCCTGCGGCAAGACCGTCCATCTTAACTGTCGCTTTCAtcctgtgaagggattctcccattcaaatgcgaaaaggttccgactttcttcgtcaagggggcaactccagaaggcatccttcagatctattacactgaaccattcatgttcggggggaattttactcattaacgtgtagggattgggtaccacCAGGTATCGagcctggactacttcattcaacccccgcaagtcttgTACCAACCTATACGTCCCATCCGGCTTCCTCACAGGaagtattggagtattgaaaggggacatacattcctccagcagtccatctgtgattaatctttctatcacaggttgtaacccttcccgtccttccatagcaatcgggtactgtttccttcttaccgggccttttcctggtaacatggtgatttggagaggtttgatgtttagaccccctctgttcccctctcggtaccatacgtccgggtctatttgttgatcatcttcttcggtgagggtgaacaaccttaccaccatttccccgttacttggtaccgttccaatccctagtttgacctgcaagtctcttcctaacaaattaaaccccgccgatggcagtagaaggaggtctcgtttagtagttctgttttcataaCCTATTTCCACGTCCTCCACTACTGGGACTTGCAATTTCTGTTCTCCAATTCCAGATACTCCCATAACTGTTCCTCCTGCTCGGGCGCcggggggtatttggattatacttgatctttcggctcccgagtccaccataaatgtgatctccgaccgttggggccctactttcaagtttaccaggggttcctgtcgatagtccttttgccccaagggtaggaacccccgacctccctaatcttcctccatcagggcgtacgaccgcacctcccgcttgtagcgggggcactcTCGCTTAAAATGTCCCTTttcattacagtagtaacatctgagtatcctcctcgtttccctgtcgcggtctcgtgttcctccactcttcctttgttcAGGCCATGGTCCTCTTTTCCGCTGCTCTTGCCAtgactctcccctttcctgttgctgccacggctctcccttttcccttcttccagCTGTCACTTATTGCACAGtctgcatcattatctttgtcgccttcttttgcttctcatcgtcccttctcacaaacaccttttgcgcctcccgtagtagttcacttagaggtttactatcccaatcatccattttctctaacttctttcgtatgtccggccaggcttttgatacaaactctacccgTATGAGTTATTGTCCCACAtccgtctcagggtccaccccagcgaactgctgcaagttcttcctaattctgtctaggaagtccgtaggggtttcttccgggttttgatgattaccaaaggccttggtaaaattgtgccccttcggggctgcctgccttattccttttatccaataATCCCGCATGTCTCTCATGTTGCGCCATCCTTCTTCTGTTTTCTTATCCCactcggggtcggtgaggggaaacttctgctcccctccttctctcccctctctctcccagatcaagagtgcagcttgtcgtatcatctgtcgctcctggctagagaacaatgttttcatgatggaacacatctcttcccacgtgtaagtattcggACCCAGGAACTGATCCAATTGTTCAGCTAGGCCCATGGGGTCCTCCAGTAGACCCGTCATCTCCCTCCTGAAATTCCGTACTTCAGTACTCGTCAAGGGAACGTTCACATATCCCATccctccttcctcgcccccccaatgggcacttcccggagtggattcattCTTGCAATCGAGACAGGGTTTTGTCTGTGACTCCTTCCAGCTTGAGATCTAGTCTGTACCCCTGAGGCAGCCTGTGATTCCTCCccattttcttccccttcccctgacTCGTCGTCACCCGAAGGAACATTTtgtggggcagacggggtcacgtagggtggcggtaagtgatctaaaggttcccattctttctgcccTTTCGAGTCTTCATTAGTTACCTTCATTTTGCAAGATATTGTGACCGGTAGCCAACAAAGGGCATAATCACTTTCTTCCAGAATAACATTAGGTTTCgaattgacatataaaatgagagcttgccggacccagtcttcgtcagtaccgaatctaggccaccacactgagtcgccctgaataggtttctgggaccacttttgacagtattttaccatcttccttctagattttccttttctcctaccctgattccaattatttaacattcttcctaacggactatcgtcaggtaccccgAGGTATGTGTCATTGTCCCTGTTTAAGCCCACCCTTCCCTTATTTGCCttggatcccttatttcccattgccgagCACTTCGTATTTCTTGTATTATCCTgtgataatctatcacaatttagccaattcccagaccttcagtcccgtgatcgcccaggttcctttgcaggcacccccggtctttggattcctgtgtcctacgtctctgtgacacagatcacaggcaccccgtaggtacacgttcctcctcaaacacggtctctgcaaaatccctcacaggcgagccccggtctctagatacctgagtcccacgtctctgtagaaaaatcaacaggcaccccgtaggtccccaggcctccggaaacacggtccccacaagtttttttcttacctgggttcggtgcaccgaaattactcgatcgttaactgtccacactgcctcggccacacccctcctttgttttcctgagcctcccggatatcactcgctcaagccgcgcggggcgacaagcaaggaatcagggactgccgaactcggcagggtgcaccttctccgatatccttcctcagctcccctcgcggccggagtgttgatcgGACGAACCCCCAagtttgttagaaacgaaaatcgcttcttaataatcgctctagacaaattcaggaaaacaaaggtttatttacaagtctgcagagttgggcacccttctgagaaaaaggcgcgccgaggcttacaaagtttcttattatatacagcacaagtccctcccctccttggctctaacgagccacgAGTTTCACATTCTTCAACCGTCATTATTCTCcattttgcacccttatcacaaagtctgcaacaaatgtctccagagttgttgttttttttaccctgtagtcttatcagtcaaagacttcttcttctctgtctgtgctagcggtcttatcaatctgtagcagatgtctctatatcaatctgtagcagatgtctctcgagttgtttttctatcctgcagtcttatcagtcaaggactcattcttccctgtctgtgttaatggtttcatcaatcaaggacttgtttttactctgctcacaaaatgtcagcatttgcacaatttaaattatcctacttttgagtatagaaaatgttttagaaaagaagcaaaagtcttgtcttttattatatagcagcctgttgggtcaggcacatctcaattgtttgaaccgaaattgcATCTCACatacctcaatcatcatttcacGTGCATTCTCTGaataaattctccttttcctcctcgaagtattcaacttcttgaataattgagagaatgaagtcacagttgtacaacacaaaatcagacccttcagtccaacttgcccatgctgaccagatatccaaaattgatctagtcccatttgccagcatttgttccatatccatcttaaaccctttctactgattcagtttattttactttatcagcacttgaaatactgacattttctTTCTCCCGACATTGATTAAAGAAGTTATAAGttcattcatccaagttaattttgtaatctttcacaaagaaaaaagtgagaacaacatatcgctcagtgcaaaacaaaatactgcagctgtgcGATTTTTGGGAACACTGTAAAGgtgaggcactgatactgcacaagtttgtcagcatggtttcaattactgacaataatttagtCATGACTTAGCCTTCCCATActtaaggtaaatgtgagatatctgaatttcatgaattggttcctattgcactttgATCAATAAAAATTATTCTTGGTTTAAACTTCTCAAAAGAGAAAGTGACGACC
It encodes the following:
- the LOC140470911 gene encoding endogenous retrovirus group 3 member 1 Env polyprotein-like: MRARGQAVGGKTEKTAIMNSTWTVLVGILISLLLYAGEGEGKCDKCRTTVRLGIRIYSGSFVSHSHVDDWCYDVSARHECWEGGRPYYQVYNKGYGGKIRGCPINDRWVCISKTGRWGLSSVLLREQVDRVKEAKIQNTDRGLGKEQDRQGTVVLSKVSSVYEQVEEKIELPDVTQNLFIDLTSRIATVLNVSNCWVCGGPHMSEQWPWTGQSLDIWELLQTTWTHVNERKSQGWRLTNSPEGQFCVEGKGTVEVGISPCQNVLDATTRVWWPEDITWYIANRGHGNCVPLRIDSSSDELGADYWNCSGPGPYEGVPGVKELWDDVVRQGGPAPDGLFWICGNQAYSKLPMGWAGVCFLGLIRPAFFLLPWEEGDDLGIKLFDSLRRSPRDIQVGDWGDEWPPARIIEYYGPATWAQDGSWGYRTPIYMLNRIIRLQAVVEVITNWTALALELLAKQQDQMRAAIYQNRLALDYLLASEGGVCGKFNLTNCCLEIDDNGKAVLKISDEIRKLAHVPVQSWCPLSGIGWWDGLLGGSWWRTALLVVGGGA